From a single Lolium rigidum isolate FL_2022 chromosome 7, APGP_CSIRO_Lrig_0.1, whole genome shotgun sequence genomic region:
- the LOC124671127 gene encoding pyruvate dehydrogenase (acetyl-transferring) kinase, mitochondrial-like isoform X2, with translation MASEPVARAVAEEVGRWGSMKQTGVSLRYMMEFGSVPTDRNLLLSAQFLHKELPIRIARRALELDSLPFGLSAKPAILKVRDWYMDSFRDIRYFPEVKNRDDELAFTQMIKMIKVRHNNVVPTMALGVQQLKNEQFSSRKLPPGFDEIHEFLDRFYMSRIGIRMLIGQHVALHDPEPEPGVIGLINTKLSPIQVAQIASEDARSICLREYGSAPDINIYGDPNFSFPYVASHLHLMLFELVKNSLRAVQEKYMNSDKDVPPVRIIVADGTEDVTIKVSDEGGGIRRSGLPRIFTYLYSTAKNLPDIEGPSEGVTMAGYGFGLPVSRLYARYFGGDLQIISMEGYGTDAYLHLSRLGDSEEPLP, from the exons ATGGCGTCGGAGCCGGTGGCGCgcgcggtggcggaggaggtggggcggtggGGGAGCATGAAGCAGACCGGGGTGAGCCTGCGGTACATGATGGAGTTCGGGTCCGTCCCCACGGACCGCAACCTGCTGCTCTCCGCCCAGTTCCTGCACAAGGAGCTCCCCATCCGCATCGCCCGGCGCGCGCTCGAGCTCGACTCCCTCCCCTTCGGCCTCTCCGCCAAGCCCGCCATCCTCAAG GTGAGGGACTGGTATATGGACTCCTTCCGCGACATCCGATATTTTCCAGAGGTGAAGAACCGGGACGACGAGCTTGCTTTCACACAGATGATTAAGATGATCAAAGTGCGGCACAATAATGTGGTTCCGACAATGGCTTTGGGAGTGCAGCAGCTGAAAAACGAGCAGTTCAGCTCAAGGAAGCTTCCCCCAGGATTCGATGAGATCCACGAGTTCCTTGATCGGTTTTACATGTCAAGGATTGGTATTCGCATGCTGATAG GGCAGCACGTGGCTTTGCATGATCCTGAGCCAGAGCCCGGCGTCATAGGCCTCATCAATACAAAATTGTCCCCCATACAGGTAGCTCAAATTGCTAGTGAGGATGCACGTTCCATTTGTTTGAGGGAATACGGGTCAGCACCGGACATCAACATTTATGGAGATCCTAATTTTTCATTTCC ATACGTCGCATCACATCTTCATCTCATGCTGTTTGAACTGGTGAAAAATTCCCTTCGTGCTGTACAGGAAAAATACATGAATTCTGATAAAGATGTCCCCCCTGTCAGAATTATAGTTGCTGATGGAACAGAGGATGTTACTATTAAG GTGAGTGATGAAGGTGGTGGAATACGAAGAAGCGGTCTCCCTAGAATTTTCACATATCTTTACAGCACCGCTAAGAATTTACCTGATATAGAGGGCCCTAGTGAAGGCGTAACTATGGCTGGATATGGTTTTGGACTTCCAGTTAGTCGCCTTTATGCACGATATTTTGGTGGCGACTTACAAATAATATCCATGGAGGGATACG GCACTGATGCTTACCTCCACTTGTCACGGTTGGGAGACTCGGAGGAGCCCTTGCCCTAG
- the LOC124671127 gene encoding pyruvate dehydrogenase (acetyl-transferring) kinase, mitochondrial-like isoform X1, which produces MASEPVARAVAEEVGRWGSMKQTGVSLRYMMEFGSVPTDRNLLLSAQFLHKELPIRIARRALELDSLPFGLSAKPAILKAGGRMFSCWEMECEEDTCHSVRDWYMDSFRDIRYFPEVKNRDDELAFTQMIKMIKVRHNNVVPTMALGVQQLKNEQFSSRKLPPGFDEIHEFLDRFYMSRIGIRMLIGQHVALHDPEPEPGVIGLINTKLSPIQVAQIASEDARSICLREYGSAPDINIYGDPNFSFPYVASHLHLMLFELVKNSLRAVQEKYMNSDKDVPPVRIIVADGTEDVTIKVSDEGGGIRRSGLPRIFTYLYSTAKNLPDIEGPSEGVTMAGYGFGLPVSRLYARYFGGDLQIISMEGYGTDAYLHLSRLGDSEEPLP; this is translated from the exons ATGGCGTCGGAGCCGGTGGCGCgcgcggtggcggaggaggtggggcggtggGGGAGCATGAAGCAGACCGGGGTGAGCCTGCGGTACATGATGGAGTTCGGGTCCGTCCCCACGGACCGCAACCTGCTGCTCTCCGCCCAGTTCCTGCACAAGGAGCTCCCCATCCGCATCGCCCGGCGCGCGCTCGAGCTCGACTCCCTCCCCTTCGGCCTCTCCGCCAAGCCCGCCATCCTCAAG GCTGGCGGACGGATGTTTTCGTGTTGGGAAATGGAATGTGAAGAAGATACTTGTCACTCT GTGAGGGACTGGTATATGGACTCCTTCCGCGACATCCGATATTTTCCAGAGGTGAAGAACCGGGACGACGAGCTTGCTTTCACACAGATGATTAAGATGATCAAAGTGCGGCACAATAATGTGGTTCCGACAATGGCTTTGGGAGTGCAGCAGCTGAAAAACGAGCAGTTCAGCTCAAGGAAGCTTCCCCCAGGATTCGATGAGATCCACGAGTTCCTTGATCGGTTTTACATGTCAAGGATTGGTATTCGCATGCTGATAG GGCAGCACGTGGCTTTGCATGATCCTGAGCCAGAGCCCGGCGTCATAGGCCTCATCAATACAAAATTGTCCCCCATACAGGTAGCTCAAATTGCTAGTGAGGATGCACGTTCCATTTGTTTGAGGGAATACGGGTCAGCACCGGACATCAACATTTATGGAGATCCTAATTTTTCATTTCC ATACGTCGCATCACATCTTCATCTCATGCTGTTTGAACTGGTGAAAAATTCCCTTCGTGCTGTACAGGAAAAATACATGAATTCTGATAAAGATGTCCCCCCTGTCAGAATTATAGTTGCTGATGGAACAGAGGATGTTACTATTAAG GTGAGTGATGAAGGTGGTGGAATACGAAGAAGCGGTCTCCCTAGAATTTTCACATATCTTTACAGCACCGCTAAGAATTTACCTGATATAGAGGGCCCTAGTGAAGGCGTAACTATGGCTGGATATGGTTTTGGACTTCCAGTTAGTCGCCTTTATGCACGATATTTTGGTGGCGACTTACAAATAATATCCATGGAGGGATACG GCACTGATGCTTACCTCCACTTGTCACGGTTGGGAGACTCGGAGGAGCCCTTGCCCTAG